A region of Ochotona princeps isolate mOchPri1 chromosome 2, mOchPri1.hap1, whole genome shotgun sequence DNA encodes the following proteins:
- the THEMIS2 gene encoding protein THEMIS2: MEPVPLQDFARFLDPASLPRVLRIYSGVYFEGSIYEISGNECCLSTGDLVKVTHVHLQKVVCENLGTGQTLELDPNFQGHFSPLTNHQSYRTLGELVSATTQSPTQLPIFFVSTHSILVDGRVVPEDQPLLLEAVDTHLGMPCARCVLDTKSQRVVLHLPLALKGPFWQWEPGAPRSLLQALQDPALQDLIFTCPTLPWSSLVLKPLYELQAIMHMRRTIVKIPSSLEVEVQDVTTSSQHIHFIKPLLLSEVLAQGGPFPMSAEILEAPEGPSIFLSPWVGSLQKGQRLCIHGLARPTWWVLASSRGHKVPRHFLLSGAYQGKLRRRPRDFPTAYDLLGAVQPGQPLRVVVTKDCEAGTADDPESCSLAVGDRLEVLGTGQVHGYQGRDQDVLVCQRLSEQAEEEEEEEAGESEEEEEAQERLLLPLHLAGSFVEELNDSRRYRLADLMTQFPLPCEVKVVAKDVSQPADPLASFRGLRLEEKVTEPFLVVSLGSEPKVSFAIPPRWLDLTVVESEQGLGQPAAVPPVATVEELTDAYYYRLRKLPACANQAPPPRPPKGKGLGKQLRQSSEKGDSEPSQSFVQPQLPLLPKSRANTLLVSGCNEYSQISTHRKGLKSATLPSQATDSLADDQHDYEEILEQFQTI, translated from the exons ATGGAGCCGGTGCCGCTGCAGGACTTTGCGCGCTTCCTGGACCCCGCCTCCCTCCCGCGCGTGCTGCGGATCTACTCGGGGGTCTATTTCGAGG GCTCCATCTACGAGATCTCCGGGAATGAGTGTTGCCTGTCCACGGGGGACCTGGTCAAGGTCACGCACGTCCACCTGCAGAAGGTTGTCTGCGAGAACTTGGGGACGGGTCAGACCTTGGAGCTGGACCCCAACTTCCAGG GCCACTTTAGCCCCCTCACCAACCATCAGAGCTACAGGACCCTGGGGGAGCTGGTCTCTGCCACCACCCAGAGCCCCACACAGCTGCCCATCTTCTTCGTGTCAACCCACAGCAtccttgtggatggcagggtgGTACCTGAGGACCAGCCCCTCCTCCTGGAGGCCGTGGACACGCACCTTGGGATGCCCTGCGCCCGCTGTGTGCTGGACACCAAGTCACAGCGGGTGGTcctgcacctgcccctggccctgAAAGGGCCCTTCTGGCAATGGGAGCCTGGCGCCCCCCGAAGCCTGCTTCAGGCCCTGCAGGACCCAGCACTGCAGGACCTCATCTTCACCTGCCCTACCTTACCCTGGAGTTCTCTGGTCCTGAAACCCCTTTACGAACTGCAAGCCATCATGCACA TGCGCAGGACCATCGTCAAGATCCCCTCTAGCCTGGAAGTGGAGGTGCAGGACGTCACCACCTCCTCCCAGCACATCCACTTTATCAAGCCACTGCTGCTGAGCGAGGTCCTGGCCCAGGGTGGTCCCTTTCCAATGTCTGCGGAGATCCTGGAAGCTCCTGAGGGCCCTTCCATCTTCCTCAGCCCCTGGGTGGGCTCCTTGCAGAAAGGCCAGAGGCTTTGCATCCAcggcctggccaggcccacctgGTGGGTCCTGGCCTCAAGCAGGGGTCACAAGGTGCCCCGGCACTTCCTGCTCTCGGGGGCCTACCAGGGCAAGCTGCGGCGCCGGCCCCGTGACTTCCCCACCGCCTATGACCTGCTGGGTGCTGTGCAGCCGGGTCAGCCACTCCGGGTGGTGGTGACCAAGGACTGCGAGGCCGGAACAGCTGACGACCCTGAGTCCTGCTCGCTGGCTGTGGGGGACCGGCTGGAGGTGCTGGGGACTGGCCAGGTCCACGGGTACCAAGGCAGGGACCAGGATGTCTTAGTGTGTCAACGACTGAGTGAGCAGgccgaggaggaagaggaggaagaggcggGAGAgagtgaagaggaggaggaggcccaggagcggctgctgctgcccctccaTCTGGCGGGCAGCTTTGTGGAGGAGCTGAACGACAGCCGGCGCTACCGATTGGCTGATCTGATGACTCAATTCCCGTTGCCCTGCGAGGTCAAGGTGGTGGCCAAGGATGTCAGCCAGCCTGCAGATCCCCTGGCCTCCTTCCGGGGCCTGCGGCTGGAGGAGAAGGTCACGGAACCCTTCTTGGTCGTGAGCCTGGGCTCTGAGCCTAAGGTGAGCTTTGCCATCCCACCCCGGTGGCTGGATCTCACTGTGGTGGAGtctgagcaggggctgggccagccagcagCGGTGCCCCCTGTGGCCACGGTGGAAGAGCTGACCGATGCCTACTACTATCGCCTGCGCAAGTTGCCAGCCTGTGCCAACCAAGCACCTCCGCCCAGACCTCCCAAAGGCAAGGGACTTGGCAAGCAGCTGAGGCAAAGCAGCGAGAAGGGCGACAGTGAG CCTTCCCAAAGCTTTGTCCAGCCgcagcttcctctgctgcccAAATCCAGGGCCAACACCTTGTTGGTGTCCGGCTGCAATGAATACAGCCAGATTTCTACCCACCGGAAGGGCCTCAAGTCTGCCACCCTGCCAAGCCAGGCCACAG ACTCTCTTGCAGATGACCAGCATGATTATGAAGAAATACTTGAGCAGTTCCAGACCATCTAG